One stretch of Armigeres subalbatus isolate Guangzhou_Male chromosome 2, GZ_Asu_2, whole genome shotgun sequence DNA includes these proteins:
- the LOC134211165 gene encoding small ribosomal subunit protein bS16m, which translates to MPLIPASGTGRFWARSAKIIRFARHGCTNRPFYHIVVMERRKNQHQPVIEQIGTYDPIPNEFNEKLVSFNFERVRYWLGSGAHLSSPVAELLGIAGLLPIHPRTYMTSWRNRQASEKAAQLEAAEQHVDESESAEGSK; encoded by the exons ATGCCCCTTATTCCAGCTAGTGGAACCGGTAGGTTTTGGGCACGTTCCGCAAAGATCATACGGTTCGCACGGCATGGGTGTACCAACAGGCCCTTTTATCACATTGTCGTTATGGAG cgtcgaaaaaatcaacatcaaCCAGTGATCGAGCAAATTGGTACCTATGATCCAATTCCCAACGAGTTTAACGAGAAGTTGGTTTCTTTCAATTTCGAGCGAGTTCGTTATTGGTTAGGAAGTGGAGCTCACCTTTCATCGCCAGTAGCTGAACTGTTAG GCATTGCTGGTTTGCTTCCCATTCATCCGCGCACTTACATGACCTCATGGAGAAATAGACAAGCATCAGAGAAAGCCGCACAACTTGAAGCAGCGGAGCAACACGTTGATGAGTCTGAGTCTGCGGAGGGTAGTAAATAA